The segment CGTTCCATGAAAAGACAGGACTGCCCGTCCTCATAAATACATCATTAAACAGGCGCGGTGAGCCCATGATATGCTCGCCTGATGACGCGCTTAATATGTTTTATGGTTCAGGACTGGAATATTTAATAATGGGGAATTATTTAATCAAGAAAGGATCAAAATGAGCAAAAAATTTCCGTTATCCGTAGTAATTATTACCAAGAACGAATCCGACAATATAGAGGACTGTCTCAAAAGCGTTGCCTGGGCTGATGACGTGGTGGTTCTTGATGATTTCAGCATAGATACGACGGTAAAAATCGCCAGAATGCACACCGAGCGCGTCTATGAAAGGAAGATGGATATTGAAGGCCGTCACCGAAACCATGCTTATTCGCTCGCCAAAAACGAATGGGTTTTTAGCCTGGATGCGGACGAACGTATGACTGATGAGCTAAGAGAAGAACTGAAACATCTTTTGCGCAAAGAGGTAAAAGATGTGACATTTACTGTTCCTGTCAAGGCATTTATAGGCGATAAATGGGTAAAGCACGGAGGCTGGTACCCCGGCCGCAAAGTAAGATTATTTAGGAAAGATAAGTTTAAATACGAAGAGGCAAAGGTCCACCCCCGCGTATTTTATCAGGGCAGTTGCGGCCACCTTAATAATCCTATTCTCCATTATTCTTACAAAAACTACCACGAATTCTTCCAAAGCCTGAATAATCAGACTACGCTCGAGGCGGAGAAATGGTTCGGCGAGAAGAGAAAGATAGGGACTTGGAAGGCTATTCGTAAAATGGTAGACCGGTTTCTTAAAGCCTATGTTTTAAAGAAGGGCTTTCTCGACGGTTTCACGGGGTTTATATTTGCCATGGGCGGCGGGCTTTATCAGATATACAGTTATGCGAAGTACCGGGAAATGTTAGATAATGACAAGCGAGGTAAAGAATGATACTGAGTGTAATAATACCTGTTTATAACGAAAAAGCGACGATAGAAGAGATTGTGCGGCGCGTAAAAGCGGCTGAACCGCAGGATAAAGAAATAATCATTGTGGACGACTGCTCAACCGACGGAACACGCGATATATTAAAGCACGTGGAGAGCGATAGGATAAAGGTAATATTGCATGAAAAAAATACCGGTAAAGGCGGCGCTATTAGGACTGGCCTAGGGGCGGCAGCCGGCGATATTGTCATGCTGCAGGACGCCGATCTTGAATATGACCCTAAGGAAATAGCCGCGCTTATTAAGCCGATTCAGGAGGGAATAGCTGATGCCGTATATGGCTCAAGGTTTATGGGCGGCAGGCCTCAAAGGGTGCATATGTTTTGGCATCAGGTCGGCAATAGATTTCTTACATCTTTATTTAATATAATGTATAATTGCACTTTGACAGATCTTGAGACGTGCTACAAGGCATTCAAAAGAGACCTGATAAAGGATTTTAAAATAAAATCGAATGGCTTTACAATAGAACCGGAATTGACAGCCAAGATCTTCGGGAAGCACGCGCGGCTTTACGAAGTGCCTATTTCGTATTACGGCAGAAGCTATGCCGAGGGCAAGAAGATAAGGTTTTACCACGGCCTTGAATGCATATGGGCGATCATTAAATTCAGGTTTGTGGATTGATAATGGCAATTAGTAGCGGACACTTAAGTGCCCGCTACTAAAATAAGAGGAATATTAGGATGACACGGCAAAAATATGTATTCAGGATAATATTTATTACATGGGTTTTTATGTGGCTCTTATTCTTTGTCCGTGGCATTATGAAAGTGGAAGGAAGAGATTATAAAAATCTTTTCGGAAAGACGCTTGAAGAAAAAGAGGCGTATGTAACGGGCTGCGAGTTTTTCGATTTTGTGAACTTCTGCAAAAAAGAAATCCTGAAGGATTCTACATACAGCGTTCGGGCGAATTACGACCAGACAATGGATTATTTCAGATTTGCCTATTATATTTATCCCGTAAAACGTGATTTGGGCAATCCGGATTACATAGTTTGTTATAAAACAAAATTCGCAAAAACCGGCTATACCAAAGTAGCCGCCTTGGCCGCTGATAAATATATTTTAAAGAGGAAATAAATTCATGGAAATAATCAGGCTTATAGCAGGATTTCTTGTAACTTTTGCCGTGGGTTGGAATATCGTCTTCTGGCTTTTTAAGCGCGACAGATCGTTCGCTATCCCAGAGAGGATTGCCTTTTCATATATGCTGGGGCTCGGAGTCATTACGCTTGAGATGTTTTTCTATTCTTTGATGGGAGTGCCTTTTTCCATAAAGTGGGTCCTTTTACCGTGGATTTTTATATTGCCTATTAACATGTATTTCTATCACAGAACGGCACCTTCCGGTAAAGAGCCGGCAGGGAGCAAAAAGACGGTATTTGACTATTTTCTTTTAGGGGGCATTATATTCCAGTCGTTATACGCATTCTTTAAGGCGATTATAAGGCCGGAAGATTCATTCGATTCAATAGGGAATTTTGCTTTTAAGGCCAAGATGTTTTTTGTAGAAGGAAGGGTGCCCTACGACCTATTTATGAACAAAGCGATGGATATACAGCATGTCGATTATCCGCTCTTTGTGCCGCTTTCCGAGACATGGATGTCAATGTTCATAGGCAGTTGGAACGACCTGCTTGTAAAAGCGCTCTTTCCCATGTTCCTTGTAGCGCTTTTGATCGTGTTCTACTATGCTCTTAGGCGGGTCATAGGCGCGCGATGGGCGCTTATCTCCACGTTTTTTCTGGCCACGATCCCGCATTTCTTAAATTATGCCACAATCGGCTATGCTGATTTCGCGCTTATAATGTTTTATACCGTAAGTTTTTTGTATCTATTTCTGTGGATCGCATATCGCAGAGAAAATAAATACCTTATAGCAGCCGCTTTATTTTCCGTCCTTTCGCTTTGGGCGAAGAATGAGGGGGCGCTACTCTCGCTTGTCAATATAGCGCTCTTAGTCCTATTTGCCTGGCTTGAGCGCCGGGAAATGGCAAAGAACGAATGGTTCGGCATTGCCTATTTCGTAGGTATTATATGCGCCCTGGAAACGGCATGGTTCATCTTTATACATAGGATGGGGCTTTCAAACGAGTTTATAAATATGGACACACTTAAACTTTCAGTTTTCATTAATAATCTTGACCGCATCCCGCTCGTGCTTTATGACTGCCAGAAACATATATTTGGGCCGAAGAAATGGAATATTTCGCTTTTGGTATTTACGGCGGGGTTTATTCTCTATTTTAAGAGATCCTTCAGCGGATATTTTAAATACATCACCCTTTCTATTCTTTTGGCATTTTTAGGATACAGCGCATTTTATCTGATCACGCCCCTTGAAATACGCTACCACCTTCAGACAGCCGGCTCAAGGACGTTATTACATTTTCTGCCCATCGTCGTCTTTTGGATAGGGTATTTGGGAAAGGAACTGGAATTAGATGCAGAAAGTAATATTCATAGACCGGGACGGCGTCATAAATAAAGACCCGGGCGGTTGGACAAAATACAGCTATGTAACAAAATGGGAAGATTTTTTATTTATAGACGGCTCTATCAGGGCCCTTAAGCTGCTGAAGGACGCCGGCTATAAGGTCTTTCTCATATCCAACCAGGGCGGCATAAGTAAGGGGTATTTTACGCAAAAAGACCTCGACGTGGTCAACAAGAAGATGCTTCTTGAGATAGAAAAAGGCGGCGGTAAGATAGACAGCCTCTTTTACTGCCCGCACCACGACAAAGATAATTGCGAGTGCAGGAAACCGAAGACGGGCCTTATAGAAAAAGCCGCCAAAGATATGCATATCGATTTCAAGAACACTTGTATAATAGGGGACGCTATTGGGGATATAGAAGCCGGAAAGCGTATGGGTATGAAAACGATATTTGTTGCCTCGGGAAAGACCTCTTTATCGGAACTGGACGGCTGGAGCGTTAAACCGGATTATATAAAACAAAACCTACTCGAAGCGGTGGAGTGGATACTAAGGAGCTGACATGGCGAAAAAAATACTTATAGCGTATGCCAATGCCGGGGCAGGGCACCGAAAAGCGGCATATGCCGTAGAAAGCGCTTTTAAAGAAATAAATAGGAATGATATTGAGACAAAGGTAATTGATGCCCTGGATTACTCCACGCCGTTTTTCAAAACAGGCTACCCGACTTTTTATCTATTTGCAGTAAATAAAATACCTTATATATGGGGTATATTTTATTATCTTCTCGATACGCGTTTATTCTACAGATGCATAGCTTCGTACGGAAGAAGGCTGCATAACTCCTTAGGATTCGCCGGGCTTGAAAAATTCCTGGGCGAATACAACCCCGATATCGTTATAAATACACATTTTCTAGGCAGCGAAGTGATGGTCCACATGAAGAAAAAAGGCATGCTTAAAAATACTAAGCTTGTGTCGGTAGTCACCGATTACATGATGCATGCTTTCTGGGTGGATAAGATGATAGACTATTTTTCGGTAGCGCAGGAAGAAAGTAAGAAGGATCTTATGAATAGGGGCATACCCGCCGAAAAGATAAGAGTGTTCGGTATACCTATAGACAGGAAATTTGCCGCCCATACAGATAGAAAAGAATTATGCGCTAAATTGGGTATTGATGGCACGAAAAAGACTGTTTTGATAGGTTCGGGCGGTTTTGGGGTAGGGCCGGTGAAAGAACTGGTGAAGGAACTTATGGGCACCGAAGCCGTGGAGCAGTTATTAGTGGTCTGCGGCAAAAATCCGGAATTATGCAAATATATCAGCAATATGACAAAATCCGCGGCAAAAGTGATAAAAGTATACGAATTTGTAGATAATATGGATGAATTAATGAGTGTTTCTGATATAATAGTCACGAAATCCGGCGGGATGACTTCTTCGGAGGCCATGGCAAAAGACCTTCCGATGATAATTACTTCTGCCATCCCCGGCCAGGAGGCAAGAAATTCCAAGTATCTCGTTAAATGCGGGGCGGCCATACAGGCGCCTACCATAAAGAAGGCAAGAGAAGCGATAGTAGAGATTTTCAGCTACAAAGATAAGCTTGAAGAACTGAAGAATAGGATAAGAGCCATAAAAAAGCCAAATTCTTCCTACGATATCGCGCAATTCGCGATAAATTTACTGGATAATAAATAATATGAATTCTGATATAAACTGGGAATTGAATGAAATAGTAGAATCGCTGAAGGCTTACAGTGAATTGGAACGATTATCGGGTATTGAATTTTCGGTCCGTTCTGCTAGCGGCACTTCAAAAGAAAAAGAACTTGTGTTACTGGAAAAAGAAATAGCAGGGATGAGCTGCTGTCAATTGTGCCATATACGCACAAAGCTTGTTTTTGGGTCCGGCAGTCCCGACGCAAAACTTATGTTTGTAGGGGAGGCGCCCGGAAGAGATGAAGACCTGCAGGGACTTCCTTTTGTGGGGAGGGCAGGCCAGCTTTTGACCAAAATAATAGAATCGATCGGCCTTAAACGAAGCGAGGTCTATATCTGTAATATACTTAAATGCCGTCCACCCGACAACCGGGCGCCTTTTCCCACTGAGATACTAGCATGCGAGCCTTACCTTAAGAGACAGATAGAGATTATAAAACCCCGAATAATATGCGCGCTCGGAAAATTCGCCTCCCAGACGCTTTTAAAGTCTCAGACGACGATTACGCAATTGCGCGGGAAATTTTACGATTACGAGGGCATAAAACTTATACCGACTTTTCATCCGGCATATCTTTTGCGCAACCCCGGCGACAAGCGGCTTGTCTGGGAAGACATGAAGAAGATAAAAAAAGCTCTGGATGTAAAATGAAATACGCAGAAGTAGCGCTAGACCTTCCAATAGATAGAACTTTTCACTATACTGTACCTTCAGCTATGATGGCCAATATTGAAACAGGCAAGAGGGTATGGGTACCTTTCGGCGAAAGGCGCATGATAGGCTACATCGTCAGCGTAACGGATGCTTCACCGGTATCAAAACTTAAAGATATAGAGAAGATCATAGACGATACTCCCATAATCCTGCCTTGCCTCATGAAACTTGCTCGATGGATATCCGCATATTATTGTACGTCCTTAGGCAGCGCTATTGCCGCCATCGTACCGGCGCCGCTAAAGGGCGGAAAGACAAAGGTCACGTCACGGATAGCCGAAAAAGAGGAAGATTACGCCGCAAGCGCGCCCTTAAAGCCTACAGTCGAACAAGAATTAGCCCTTAAGGATATAAGAAAAGCCGTTATGAAAAATGAATTCAGGGTTTTTCTCTTATACGGTATTACTTCCAGCGGAAAGACGGAAGTGTATCTGCAGGCGATAGAAGATGTCTTAAAAAAAGGCAAGAGCGCCGTAGTGTTAATCCCGGAGATATCGCTTACGCCGCAGACTGTAGAGCGGTTTAAATCGCGCTTCGGAAACCAAGTGGCGGTAATCCATAGTCAGATGCGCGGGGGCAGGCGCTTTGAGGAGTGGCAGGCGATAAAAGACGGCCGAGCGCGTATAGTCGTAGGGCCGCGTTCCGCCATATTCAGCCCTATGAACGACATAGGCCTAATAGTCGTCGATGAGGAACACGAGACATCTTACAAGCAGGAAGATACCCCGCGCTACCACGCGCGAGAAGCCGCCATAGAGCGCGCGAGAATAGCAAATTGCCCGGTTATCCTCGGTAGCGCCACGCCATCCCTGGAATCTTATTACAAGGCCCAAAAAGGGGAATATAAGCTGCTTAAGCTTACCAAGCGTATAGACGATAGACCCCTTCCCATAGCGATGATTATTGATATGAAAAAGGAGATAGAAAGAAGGAAAAAAGTAGCGATTATTTCATCCTATCTCAGGAATAAAATAGAAGAGGCCTTAAAGGGTAAAAAACAGATAATGCTTTTTTTGAATAGGAGGGGCTTCGCCACCTATATAAACTGTAAAAATTGCGGCTCTACTATTAAATGCAAAAAATGCGCTTCAGTAATGGTTTATCATTATGCAAAAAAGGAGCTTAACTGCCACTATTGCGGATGGAGGCTTCCGGTGCCGAAGATCTGCCCGGAATGTAAAAGTGCCTATCTTAGTTTTTCCGGCAAGGGTACCGAGAAGGTAGAATCCGAGATCCACAGGTTATTTCCGACCACCAATATAGACAGGATGGATACTGATGTGACTAAAAAGAAGGGTTCACACGATAGAATCCTTAAAAAAGTAAAAGAGGGCAGCACCAGTATACTGGTCGGGACGCAGATGATAGCAAAGGGCCACGATTTTCCCCAGGTTACGCTTGTGGGTGTTATCTCTGCTGATGTTTCGTTAAATATTCCGGACTTTCGCAGTAGCGAGCGTACATTTGACCTACTTACTCAAGTAGGCGGACGGGCAGGCAGGGGTAAAGACGCTGGCGAGGTTGTGATCCAGACATATACGCCGACGCATTACGCAATATTGGAAGCAGCAAAGCACGATTATGAGGCGTTTTACAAAAGAGAAATCGTGTTTCGGGAAGAACTCAATCTGCCGCCTTTTTCGAACATCATAAAGGTAACATTGAGAGCCGGCAAGGAATCTGCGGCAAGAGAATCAGCAGAAGAATTGACAAAATACTTGAGGAGCGGGCTTAAGGGCGAAGAGGCGGCCGTAGTAGGGCCCGCCCCGGGCATTATACCTAAATTGAATAACCGCTATATCTGGAATGTAATAGTTAAGGCAAAGGCACCGTTCGAAACTTCTCTTAAATTGAAGTCGTTACTCGCAAAAGCAGGGGGCAGGAAGAGGGGTTTTATAAGCGTGGACGTTGATCCTATATCTATGTAGAAGATAGGTTGTAAAAATTGTGTTAGGCGCATCGATTATTTTATCGGCGTGATGGGGGAATTTTTTCGGGAGATTAATCTAAAACTCTCGAATATCCCTCTCGCGCTTAGCACGAGATAAAATGGTGCTATCGGCACCCTCTTCCGGGAATAGGCCAAAACCCCTGACAACGCTGTAAAATAGCAAATGATGACTATGAGAAGCAGGGCGAATATCCGCTTATCTTTTGGCCACACAATGACCAATCCGATTACAACAAAGAGATACTCCAATGTTTGTTTTGCTAATAGGACCAAGGTGGGCAGTTCATTATACAAATTCGCGATTATTTTATGTGCAGTAAGCGGGATCCCTTCTGTTATCGGAAACGGCTTCGCTTTGATTGCAAACAGGTCTAATATGCCGGTTCTCGCCGTTCCGAAATACATCATCACTATGCGCTTAGAGAAATATTTCGCATATTGGAATGGATTTTTCACGATATATGAAATAGCTATTTTTTCGTAAATTTTAGATTCTTCAAACGGGTTTGTAACACCTTCCAGCGAATTGCCTACCAGTTCCTCCAGGGCTTTGCCGCGGCTTATATTTTCTGCGTTTACCTTCGCAAGCATGGTTCCGGCTCTACCGATGACATGGCCGGGGGTAGTAGATAACGAGTAATAACCGTAGGTCCGTAAATTACGAAGTTGCCATGGAGATATTACAGCACAGAAGACCAGAAGGAGCACTGCGATATTGCGTAATTTTTGAGAGATCGTAGTGCCGTTGAGCATCAAAATAATAAGAAAAACCGCGGGAAAATATTGGGCTATAGGCCGGACGAGTGTTGCAAGAGCTGCAAAAAGTCCAGCCAGCGCAAACACCGACAGCTTATTTTTCTTCAGCCCCTTTATAAAGAAGAGAATGCTCAAAGTAAAAAGGAAGGTAAACAGAATTTCGGTAAGAAGTCTGATGCTGTAATAGGCAGATAGAAAGTTTATAGAATAAAGAAAAGCGGATATAAGTGCGATTTTCTTAGATTGAAATACATCTTTTGCTATAAAATAAACTATTATCGCAATGCCGGTGTCCATTAAGATTTGTAGAAGGAGTATAAGCCATGGTTTTATTCCAAAAAGAGAATAGACAACCGCGAGAAATACCGGATAACCAGGGACTGTAAGAGCGCCAAAATTTGAAAATGAATTGTTGGTAAGCAAGCCCATGGCATACTTTGTATAGCGAGCCGAATCGCCGACCACGATTTTATTTTGTACCACTCCTTTGTTCCATGGTTCGAGAGCGACAAAAAAAGAAAGCCTTATCAAAAGAGATAATAAGCAGATAAATACTAATACTAGGGCGGTGTTTTTAAAATAGTTGCGGATATCTGCCATTTTTCTAATCCTTATTCAGTTATTTCCCTTATATTGAAACTGTCTTTACTTTTGTCGAAACTTTTATGTATGGTGGTGAGCGCGTCGAGATTTTTCAGGCCGCGTTCGGCGGCATGGTCATGAGGTTTTATCTCAAGAACTTTTTTGAAACACTGCCTGGCCCGTTCGTAATTTCCTAAATTTGAATGCATCTCTCCCAATAGTTCGTATACGACGGCGCTTTTTTTTGCGACTTCCGCGGCGCTTTCCAATGTTATAACAGCGGCCTCTTCCATTCCTTCAAATTTGAGGAGTATTCCCAGCTTAGTCAGGGCCGCTGCATTTTTAGGGTCGTTTTTAAGCATATCTTCGTAGATGGCCATAGCATCGTGAAAGTTTCCTTTCATTTCATTCAGCATTGCCAGAAACATAGGGATTAAAGAGAAGATTCTTCTTATGAAGATGGCCAGGGTATTGGGCGGGTTTTCTTCGATCTGCCTTATTTCCGCGATTCGCAAGAGCTGCCGCGCTTTGGTGAAATCAGGTTTTATATTAATGGCACGCATCAATAGATCGATAGCATACTTATAGTTTCTTCTGTCTATAGCTATCTGTGCCTTTTCGTAGTGGTCTTTTACTTCTCGGGGGACAGTTTCTTCGGGCATATCTACTCCTTTAAATCACGATATGATTATATAACTCGTAAAAGAGACCGTCAAGTCTTTAATAATAAAAGGGGTAGGTTCTCCGCCTTATTGAATTTGTACAAAAATTGAACAAAGATCGTTTTTAACTTGACATTATTGGCATAGTAACATAAAATATGTTCAAGGAATGAACAAATATGAATAACCACTCTACTATCAAGGAAGAACAAACGCTTAATCTCATACGCGAGGTTGAGGGGAATCCCGCTCTTAACCAGCGGGTTCTTTCTCAGAAGCTTAATGTTTCTCTTGGGAAAGCGAATTATCTCCTAAGGGAACTCGCCAAAAAAGGCACGATCAAGATAGCCAGCTTCTCTAAAAATCCCAAAAAAGCCAAGAAGATGCGCTACATACTTACCCGAAAAGGCCTTCGGCAGAAAGTTAAACTTACTTACCAGTTTCTTCAGGTAAAAGAGGCGGAATATAAGAGATTAAAGAACGAGTATGATAAATACGTTAACGGGAGGTCGTAATGCTAAATAATAAAGTTATTCTTATAACCGGCGGCACGGGGTCATTTGGTCAGGCATTTACGGAGATAATATTTGAAAAGTATAAGCCAAAAAAAGTTATAGTATTCAGTCGCGATGAGTTCAAGCAGCATGAAATGGCAAAAAAATTCCCTACTAAGAAGTATAACATAAGATTCTTTATAGGTGATATACGCGATAAGGATAGACTGGAAAGGGCGTTTGACGGTATTGATTACGTTGTTCACGCCGCCGCGTTAAAACAGGTCCCTGCATTGGAATATAATCCCATGGAAGCCGTCAAAACAAATGTTTTAGGGGCGAATAATATAGTCGAGGCGGCGATTGATAAAGGCGTTAAGATGGTCATAGCGCTTTCGACGGACAAAGCGGTCAATCCTGTAAACCTATACGGCGCCACGAAGCTCGTTTCAGAAAAGATATTCATAGATGCAAACGCATACGGCGGAGGCAGGACAAAGTTTTCGGTAGTCCGTTACGGAAACGTCGTAGGCTCCCGCGGCAGCGTAGTAGAGCATTTTATGGACCTAAAGCATAGAAATATATCAGAGTTCCCTATTACGGATAAAAAGATGACACGCTTCTGGATGACGACGGATCAGAGCGTTCAGCTTGTCATAAAAGCAATCAAGGAAACGGTGGGAGGGGAGATCTTTGTACCCAAAATTTCGTCAATGAATATTATGGATTTAGTGCGCGCGATCAATCCAAAGTGCACGTTTAGGGCTATAGGCATAAGAGCGGGCGAGAAGATGCATGAGATCCTTGTTTCGGAAGATGAATCAAGCAGAACTAAGATTTTTGATGGAATATATGTAATTTTGCCCCAGTTTTTTGAAAAGAGAGAAGCGCACAGGAAGTATAAAAGATATAGATCCCTTCCCGCAAATTTTGCGTATAAAAGCGATGATAATAAAGATTGGCTTACGATTAAAGAATTGCAGAACATATTGAAAGCGTGTACCAATATTTAGGTGATGAAAAATGAAGAATATATCTTACGGCCGCCAATTTATAGATAAACGCGATATAAAAGCGGTCAACAAAGTCCTCAAGTCCGATTGGCTTACACAGGGGCCGAAAGTAAAAGAATTTGAAAATGCTATTTGTGAATATACGGGCGCAAAATACGCCGTAGCGGTATCGAACGCAACAGCGGCATTGCACATTGCCTGCCTGGTCGGCGGCATAGGCCAGGGCGACGAAGTTATAACTTCCCCCATAACATTCGTTGCCTCAGCCAATTGCGTTTTATATTGCGGCGGCAAACCGGTGTTCGCCGATATCCAGAATGACACAATAAATATAGATCCTGCCGAAGTTAAAAATCGGATTAATAAAAGAACAAAGGCAATCATACCGGTGCATTTCGCCGGCCACCCTGCCAATCTCGATGAAATTTGCCAGATAGCGAAAAAACATAAGCTTCTGGTTATAGAAGATGCTGCCCATGCGCTTGGGGCAGAGTATAAAGGGTTAAAGATCGGCTCATGCAAATATTCCGATATGGCGATTTTCAGTTTTCATCCCGTAAAATCTATTACGACGGGAGAAGGCGGGGCCGTTCTTACCAATAGAAAGGATCTATATGAGAAACTGCTGATATTTCGTAATCACGGGATTACAAAAGACGCCTCGTGCTTCACGAACTACTGTTCGCGAACAATGGGTTCCTGGTATTACGAACAGCAATATCTGGGATTTAATTACCGGATAACCGAT is part of the Candidatus Omnitrophota bacterium genome and harbors:
- a CDS encoding glycosyltransferase family 2 protein; the protein is MSKKFPLSVVIITKNESDNIEDCLKSVAWADDVVVLDDFSIDTTVKIARMHTERVYERKMDIEGRHRNHAYSLAKNEWVFSLDADERMTDELREELKHLLRKEVKDVTFTVPVKAFIGDKWVKHGGWYPGRKVRLFRKDKFKYEEAKVHPRVFYQGSCGHLNNPILHYSYKNYHEFFQSLNNQTTLEAEKWFGEKRKIGTWKAIRKMVDRFLKAYVLKKGFLDGFTGFIFAMGGGLYQIYSYAKYREMLDNDKRGKE
- a CDS encoding glycosyltransferase family 2 protein, which gives rise to MILSVIIPVYNEKATIEEIVRRVKAAEPQDKEIIIVDDCSTDGTRDILKHVESDRIKVILHEKNTGKGGAIRTGLGAAAGDIVMLQDADLEYDPKEIAALIKPIQEGIADAVYGSRFMGGRPQRVHMFWHQVGNRFLTSLFNIMYNCTLTDLETCYKAFKRDLIKDFKIKSNGFTIEPELTAKIFGKHARLYEVPISYYGRSYAEGKKIRFYHGLECIWAIIKFRFVD
- a CDS encoding glycosyltransferase family 39 protein, which codes for MEIIRLIAGFLVTFAVGWNIVFWLFKRDRSFAIPERIAFSYMLGLGVITLEMFFYSLMGVPFSIKWVLLPWIFILPINMYFYHRTAPSGKEPAGSKKTVFDYFLLGGIIFQSLYAFFKAIIRPEDSFDSIGNFAFKAKMFFVEGRVPYDLFMNKAMDIQHVDYPLFVPLSETWMSMFIGSWNDLLVKALFPMFLVALLIVFYYALRRVIGARWALISTFFLATIPHFLNYATIGYADFALIMFYTVSFLYLFLWIAYRRENKYLIAAALFSVLSLWAKNEGALLSLVNIALLVLFAWLERREMAKNEWFGIAYFVGIICALETAWFIFIHRMGLSNEFINMDTLKLSVFINNLDRIPLVLYDCQKHIFGPKKWNISLLVFTAGFILYFKRSFSGYFKYITLSILLAFLGYSAFYLITPLEIRYHLQTAGSRTLLHFLPIVVFWIGYLGKELELDAESNIHRPGRRHK
- a CDS encoding HAD family hydrolase, whose translation is MQKVIFIDRDGVINKDPGGWTKYSYVTKWEDFLFIDGSIRALKLLKDAGYKVFLISNQGGISKGYFTQKDLDVVNKKMLLEIEKGGGKIDSLFYCPHHDKDNCECRKPKTGLIEKAAKDMHIDFKNTCIIGDAIGDIEAGKRMGMKTIFVASGKTSLSELDGWSVKPDYIKQNLLEAVEWILRS
- a CDS encoding glycosyltransferase gives rise to the protein MAKKILIAYANAGAGHRKAAYAVESAFKEINRNDIETKVIDALDYSTPFFKTGYPTFYLFAVNKIPYIWGIFYYLLDTRLFYRCIASYGRRLHNSLGFAGLEKFLGEYNPDIVINTHFLGSEVMVHMKKKGMLKNTKLVSVVTDYMMHAFWVDKMIDYFSVAQEESKKDLMNRGIPAEKIRVFGIPIDRKFAAHTDRKELCAKLGIDGTKKTVLIGSGGFGVGPVKELVKELMGTEAVEQLLVVCGKNPELCKYISNMTKSAAKVIKVYEFVDNMDELMSVSDIIVTKSGGMTSSEAMAKDLPMIITSAIPGQEARNSKYLVKCGAAIQAPTIKKAREAIVEIFSYKDKLEELKNRIRAIKKPNSSYDIAQFAINLLDNK
- a CDS encoding uracil-DNA glycosylase, with the protein product MNSDINWELNEIVESLKAYSELERLSGIEFSVRSASGTSKEKELVLLEKEIAGMSCCQLCHIRTKLVFGSGSPDAKLMFVGEAPGRDEDLQGLPFVGRAGQLLTKIIESIGLKRSEVYICNILKCRPPDNRAPFPTEILACEPYLKRQIEIIKPRIICALGKFASQTLLKSQTTITQLRGKFYDYEGIKLIPTFHPAYLLRNPGDKRLVWEDMKKIKKALDVK
- the priA gene encoding primosomal protein N', which encodes MKYAEVALDLPIDRTFHYTVPSAMMANIETGKRVWVPFGERRMIGYIVSVTDASPVSKLKDIEKIIDDTPIILPCLMKLARWISAYYCTSLGSAIAAIVPAPLKGGKTKVTSRIAEKEEDYAASAPLKPTVEQELALKDIRKAVMKNEFRVFLLYGITSSGKTEVYLQAIEDVLKKGKSAVVLIPEISLTPQTVERFKSRFGNQVAVIHSQMRGGRRFEEWQAIKDGRARIVVGPRSAIFSPMNDIGLIVVDEEHETSYKQEDTPRYHAREAAIERARIANCPVILGSATPSLESYYKAQKGEYKLLKLTKRIDDRPLPIAMIIDMKKEIERRKKVAIISSYLRNKIEEALKGKKQIMLFLNRRGFATYINCKNCGSTIKCKKCASVMVYHYAKKELNCHYCGWRLPVPKICPECKSAYLSFSGKGTEKVESEIHRLFPTTNIDRMDTDVTKKKGSHDRILKKVKEGSTSILVGTQMIAKGHDFPQVTLVGVISADVSLNIPDFRSSERTFDLLTQVGGRAGRGKDAGEVVIQTYTPTHYAILEAAKHDYEAFYKREIVFREELNLPPFSNIIKVTLRAGKESAARESAEELTKYLRSGLKGEEAAVVGPAPGIIPKLNNRYIWNVIVKAKAPFETSLKLKSLLAKAGGRKRGFISVDVDPISM
- a CDS encoding glycosyltransferase family 39 protein, whose protein sequence is MVQNKIVVGDSARYTKYAMGLLTNNSFSNFGALTVPGYPVFLAVVYSLFGIKPWLILLLQILMDTGIAIIVYFIAKDVFQSKKIALISAFLYSINFLSAYYSIRLLTEILFTFLFTLSILFFIKGLKKNKLSVFALAGLFAALATLVRPIAQYFPAVFLIILMLNGTTISQKLRNIAVLLLVFCAVISPWQLRNLRTYGYYSLSTTPGHVIGRAGTMLAKVNAENISRGKALEELVGNSLEGVTNPFEESKIYEKIAISYIVKNPFQYAKYFSKRIVMMYFGTARTGILDLFAIKAKPFPITEGIPLTAHKIIANLYNELPTLVLLAKQTLEYLFVVIGLVIVWPKDKRIFALLLIVIICYFTALSGVLAYSRKRVPIAPFYLVLSARGIFESFRLISRKNSPITPIK
- a CDS encoding tetratricopeptide repeat protein, giving the protein MPEETVPREVKDHYEKAQIAIDRRNYKYAIDLLMRAINIKPDFTKARQLLRIAEIRQIEENPPNTLAIFIRRIFSLIPMFLAMLNEMKGNFHDAMAIYEDMLKNDPKNAAALTKLGILLKFEGMEEAAVITLESAAEVAKKSAVVYELLGEMHSNLGNYERARQCFKKVLEIKPHDHAAERGLKNLDALTTIHKSFDKSKDSFNIREITE
- a CDS encoding MarR family EPS-associated transcriptional regulator, coding for MNNHSTIKEEQTLNLIREVEGNPALNQRVLSQKLNVSLGKANYLLRELAKKGTIKIASFSKNPKKAKKMRYILTRKGLRQKVKLTYQFLQVKEAEYKRLKNEYDKYVNGRS